A window from Aerococcus sp. Group 1 encodes these proteins:
- the dnaN gene encoding DNA polymerase III subunit beta: MKFTIKRSIFVDHLNNVQRAISSRTTIPILTGIKIAVLDSGIILTGSDSTISIEIYISKEDESNQLSIAETGSIVLPSRFLGDIVKKLPEDQLTLEVQDNLQTVIRSGESVFNLNGTAGSEYPTLPEIDADSTYVLPGHLFKRVVNHTIISVSNQQIRPLFTGVHFILADEQLKAVSTDSHRLSQRIVPLTMPEESQGKALEINIPGQTLTELTRLVDDNEDIEMMVTDNQVLFKIDNVYLYSRLLEGNYPDTDRLLSLDYNTKIKVDAQELVHAVERALILSHQGKNNVVKLSLSQEEAILSGHSSEIGYVKEKLSLLSFEGDDLEISFNPDYLREALRSFGGQDVVIRFVNPTHSFILTPSEDEDEFNMVQLITPIRTPGN, from the coding sequence ATGAAATTTACAATTAAACGTTCCATCTTTGTTGACCATTTAAACAATGTCCAACGAGCGATTTCCTCACGGACAACTATTCCTATACTCACTGGAATTAAAATCGCTGTTCTGGATTCAGGAATCATCCTTACTGGTAGTGATTCAACCATTTCGATTGAAATTTATATTTCTAAAGAAGATGAAAGCAACCAGTTATCGATTGCTGAGACAGGGTCTATTGTTCTCCCTTCCCGTTTCCTCGGTGACATTGTCAAAAAACTTCCTGAAGACCAACTGACCTTGGAAGTCCAAGATAACTTACAAACTGTTATCCGTTCGGGAGAATCCGTCTTTAACCTCAATGGGACTGCCGGCAGCGAATACCCCACTCTCCCTGAAATTGATGCCGATTCGACCTATGTCTTACCGGGTCATCTCTTTAAACGGGTGGTTAACCACACCATTATTTCGGTATCTAACCAACAAATCCGCCCACTCTTTACCGGGGTTCACTTTATCCTGGCCGATGAACAACTGAAAGCGGTATCAACCGACTCCCACCGGCTCAGTCAACGAATTGTGCCTTTGACCATGCCAGAAGAAAGCCAAGGTAAAGCTTTAGAGATCAATATTCCAGGGCAAACTCTGACCGAGCTTACCCGCTTAGTGGATGATAATGAAGATATTGAGATGATGGTCACCGATAACCAAGTCCTCTTTAAGATTGATAATGTCTACCTTTATTCCAGACTGTTAGAAGGAAATTATCCCGATACCGACCGCTTGTTGAGCTTGGATTACAACACGAAAATTAAAGTCGATGCCCAAGAACTGGTTCACGCAGTAGAACGGGCTTTAATCTTAAGCCACCAAGGCAAGAACAATGTGGTTAAGCTTTCCCTTTCCCAAGAAGAAGCCATTCTTTCCGGTCATTCTTCTGAGATTGGTTACGTTAAGGAAAAACTCAGCCTCTTAAGCTTTGAAGGCGATGACTTGGAAATTTCCTTTAACCCCGACTACTTACGGGAGGCTTTGCGGAGTTTTGGCGGCCAAGATGTGGTCATTCGTTTCGTTAACCCGACCCACTCCTTTATCTTGACCCCAAGTGAAGATGAAGATGAATTTAACATGGTTCAACTCATCACCCCAATCCGGACACCTGGTAATTAA
- a CDS encoding IS110 family transposase — protein sequence MTKYLYAFDVSKGKATQVLYKNNRCIEESLLEFTRKGFEELLQNIQQIPGEVTLAFETTGIYSKPLERFCHKNHLTYHSLNPLEVYNRTNGLTLRRNKTDQADAHKLAQIMSNFNFQPSVRKELRYEEMKRMNAYYLELQEGIDRLYVKFLEGIYLCFPGIEKVFSKLKNEFALTIIEKYPHPDYVLETSRTVIKNILKKSTLKNISKQRAFQKADQIIECAASSYPSVHKDSFYCQVLSFYAAHLKNLINQKELIQDKMIALGRQFSEFIIYASVPGIGQLSACQLIAELGDLSRFENHKQLNAYVGIDIRRYQSGKFIGRDHINKRGNKKARKILYIIITNMIRAQRHAPNHIVDYYYTKKQPPFNKCHKVAVIACMNKLLKCLYALFNHHTKYDYELNASHRN from the coding sequence ATGACTAAGTATTTATATGCATTTGATGTTTCCAAAGGAAAAGCGACACAAGTTCTGTATAAAAATAATAGATGTATTGAGGAAAGCCTTTTGGAATTCACTCGTAAGGGATTTGAAGAACTGTTACAGAATATCCAACAGATCCCTGGGGAAGTGACTCTTGCTTTTGAAACGACAGGTATCTATTCAAAGCCACTTGAACGATTTTGTCACAAAAATCATTTAACTTACCACAGTTTGAATCCTTTAGAAGTGTACAATCGAACTAATGGTTTGACATTAAGAAGAAATAAAACAGACCAAGCAGATGCTCATAAATTGGCACAAATCATGTCAAATTTTAACTTTCAACCTTCGGTAAGGAAAGAGCTTCGCTATGAAGAAATGAAGCGCATGAATGCTTATTATTTAGAACTACAAGAAGGTATCGACAGACTCTATGTTAAGTTTTTAGAAGGTATCTATCTTTGCTTTCCTGGTATCGAAAAAGTTTTCTCTAAATTAAAAAATGAATTTGCTTTAACTATTATTGAAAAATACCCACATCCCGACTATGTGCTAGAAACCTCTCGAACAGTCATCAAAAATATATTGAAAAAGTCAACATTAAAAAATATCTCTAAGCAAAGAGCTTTTCAAAAAGCTGATCAAATCATTGAGTGTGCAGCTTCTTCCTATCCTTCTGTCCATAAGGACAGTTTTTATTGTCAGGTGCTCAGTTTTTATGCCGCACATCTAAAAAATTTAATTAATCAAAAAGAACTTATTCAAGATAAGATGATTGCTTTGGGACGTCAGTTTTCTGAATTTATAATTTATGCCAGTGTACCAGGGATTGGGCAACTGTCGGCTTGTCAGTTAATTGCAGAATTAGGTGATTTATCCCGATTCGAGAACCACAAACAATTAAATGCCTATGTCGGAATTGATATTAGACGCTATCAATCAGGTAAATTTATAGGCCGAGACCATATCAACAAACGTGGAAATAAAAAAGCTAGAAAAATACTTTATATCATTATTACCAATATGATTCGCGCCCAGAGACATGCGCCAAATCATATCGTTGATTATTACTATACAAAAAAACAGCCACCCTTTAATAAATGCCATAAGGTAGCTGTTATAGCGTGTATGAATAAGCTGCTTAAATGCCTATACGCGCTATTCAATCATCATACGAAGTATGATTATGAATTAAATGCCTCTCACCGCAACTAA
- a CDS encoding FAD-binding oxidoreductase — translation MTIERQVDDKYLTTFIHESEAGHAEGIIYPENEEEIVEAVKKAQAEGKKLVTIGGHTALAGGTYPQGEILLNLEKMNQILDLDKETLTLTVEAGVTLNQVRDYLAGSGLFYAPDPGEKRATVAGNAATNAGGMRAIKYGVTRDNIRSMRVVLANSEVINVGSLNNKDSSGYDLKDLFIGSEGTLGIISQLQLKLRVEPQYENSLLIGFDRLEELGPVIYEILHSSVAPTALEMFEHDAITYAKELLGKEMPSKTGQAFLLVTLSGNQEAAIQKDLENLEKIAQNAGALATELLSGQVEKGVWDIRDHILSGIYKAGPMRLDDPVVPVNKITQAINKSKEIADDLGIASTFFGHAGDGNIHICLMKKELSDQEWEDRLHQYDLRLYDFLAENGGLPSGEHGIGLERVKFMPIFFSETELNTMKAIKKALDPNNLLNPGRVIEVDE, via the coding sequence ATGACAATTGAAAGACAAGTTGACGACAAATATCTCACTACCTTTATCCATGAATCAGAAGCCGGCCATGCGGAAGGGATTATCTATCCTGAAAATGAAGAAGAAATCGTTGAAGCCGTAAAGAAAGCCCAAGCTGAAGGGAAGAAACTCGTGACAATTGGTGGGCATACGGCTCTGGCTGGTGGCACTTATCCTCAAGGTGAAATCCTCTTAAACCTAGAAAAAATGAATCAAATCCTCGACCTCGATAAGGAAACCTTGACCTTGACCGTGGAAGCGGGCGTGACCCTCAACCAAGTCCGTGACTATTTAGCGGGGAGTGGGCTCTTCTATGCTCCTGACCCTGGTGAAAAACGGGCCACCGTAGCAGGGAACGCTGCGACCAATGCCGGTGGGATGCGGGCCATTAAATATGGGGTGACCCGGGACAATATCCGTTCCATGCGGGTGGTTTTAGCCAATAGTGAAGTGATTAATGTGGGCAGCTTGAATAATAAGGATTCCTCAGGCTACGACTTGAAGGACCTCTTCATCGGTTCAGAAGGGACCTTGGGCATTATCAGTCAATTACAATTGAAATTGCGGGTGGAACCCCAATATGAGAACTCCCTCTTAATCGGTTTTGACCGCTTAGAGGAATTAGGACCGGTCATTTATGAAATCTTGCATTCCTCTGTGGCGCCAACCGCCCTGGAAATGTTTGAACATGATGCCATCACCTACGCTAAGGAACTGCTCGGTAAGGAAATGCCAAGTAAAACGGGTCAAGCCTTCCTCTTAGTTACCCTCAGTGGTAACCAGGAAGCGGCCATCCAAAAAGATCTGGAAAACTTGGAAAAAATCGCTCAAAATGCGGGGGCTTTAGCGACTGAACTCTTAAGTGGACAAGTGGAAAAAGGAGTTTGGGACATCCGTGACCATATCCTCTCAGGAATTTATAAGGCAGGCCCCATGCGCTTAGATGACCCTGTCGTTCCGGTCAATAAGATCACTCAAGCCATCAATAAATCCAAAGAGATTGCCGATGACTTAGGGATTGCCTCTACTTTCTTTGGTCATGCCGGGGATGGTAATATTCATATCTGCCTCATGAAGAAGGAACTCAGTGACCAAGAATGGGAAGACCGACTCCACCAATATGACCTCCGCCTTTATGACTTCTTAGCTGAAAACGGCGGCCTCCCTTCTGGAGAACATGGAATTGGTCTCGAACGGGTGAAATTCATGCCCATCTTCTTCTCTGAAACAGAATTAAATACCATGAAAGCCATTAAAAAAGCCCTCGACCCCAATAACCTCCTCAACCCAGGCCGGGTCATTGAAGTAGACGAGTAA
- the yaaA gene encoding S4 domain-containing protein YaaA, producing MSDVDIVAIDTEYITLGQLLKALGYIQTGGQAKIYLANYPVILDGQEEQRRGKKLYPGSVVEFPHEGAIYAIRGASASDPLADHHAP from the coding sequence ATGTCAGACGTAGATATTGTCGCCATCGATACCGAGTATATTACGCTCGGGCAGTTATTGAAGGCACTGGGTTATATCCAAACTGGAGGCCAGGCGAAAATTTACCTGGCCAATTACCCAGTGATCTTAGACGGTCAGGAGGAACAAAGACGGGGCAAGAAACTTTATCCCGGCTCTGTGGTTGAATTTCCGCATGAAGGAGCCATTTACGCCATTCGAGGGGCTAGCGCAAGCGATCCACTAGCAGATCACCATGCACCTTAA